Proteins from a genomic interval of Clostridium scatologenes:
- the rd gene encoding rubredoxin, producing the protein MQKYVCVVCGYIYDPEQGDPDNGVVPGTSFENIPEDWVCPLCGVGKDQFEISE; encoded by the coding sequence ATGCAAAAATATGTATGTGTTGTATGTGGATATATTTATGATCCTGAACAAGGTGATCCTGACAATGGTGTAGTTCCAGGAACATCTTTTGAAAATATTCCTGAAGATTGGGTATGTCCATTATGTGGTGTAGGTAAAGATCAATTTGAAATTTCTGAATAA